Proteins encoded within one genomic window of Streptomyces sp. NBC_00523:
- a CDS encoding ABC transporter ATP-binding protein, translating to MNHSAVRLRSVTRSYAGKSGAVTALDAVSLDIPRGSFTAVMGPSGSGKSTLLQCTAGLDRPTAGQVFLGDTELTGLSERRLTLLRRSRIGFVFQAFNLLPALTAEQNVALPLRLAGRRPKRADVLGVLDRVGLGGRAGHRPGELSGGQQQRVALARALVTRPDVLFGDEPTGALDSTTGREVLTLLRTMANDGQTVIMVTHDPVAASYADRVLFLADGRVRDELHAPAAEEIAARMTRMGALPC from the coding sequence ATGAATCACTCAGCCGTCCGACTCCGCTCGGTCACCCGGTCCTACGCTGGGAAGTCCGGTGCCGTCACCGCGCTCGACGCGGTCAGCCTGGACATCCCCCGGGGCTCCTTCACCGCCGTCATGGGCCCCTCCGGCTCCGGCAAGTCCACCCTGCTCCAGTGCACCGCCGGGCTCGACCGGCCCACCGCGGGGCAGGTGTTCCTCGGCGACACGGAGCTGACCGGGCTGAGCGAACGCCGGCTGACCCTGCTCCGCCGCAGCCGCATAGGCTTCGTCTTCCAGGCGTTCAACCTGCTCCCCGCCCTCACCGCCGAGCAGAACGTGGCCCTCCCGCTCAGACTCGCGGGCCGCCGCCCGAAGCGCGCCGACGTCCTCGGAGTCCTCGACCGGGTGGGCCTCGGCGGGCGCGCCGGGCACCGCCCCGGTGAGCTGTCGGGCGGCCAGCAGCAACGGGTGGCGCTCGCCCGCGCCCTGGTCACCCGGCCCGACGTCCTGTTCGGCGACGAGCCGACCGGCGCGCTGGACTCCACGACCGGCCGCGAGGTGCTGACGCTGCTGCGGACCATGGCGAACGACGGCCAGACCGTGATCATGGTGACCCACGACCCGGTCGCCGCCTCCTACGCGGACCGGGTGCTATTCCTCGCGGACGGCAGGGTGCGCGACGAGCTGCACGCCCCGGCGGCCGAGGAGATCGCGGCCCGGATGACCCGGATGGGGGCCCTCCCGTGCTGA
- a CDS encoding sensor histidine kinase, with product MSSSSGLHQALWQRRYLRGPWPWRAALYLLTGALVGVLAFAVLLLLAVAGGALAVLLVGLPLLLTLALSGIPLAALERRRLRLVDPRPLAPVHGEPDGTGLTAWLRTRLRERATWRELGYALLTAVVLWPVEAVTVGAALTVCGGLIAAPVALAVSGGEEVRVLKLWLVHSYPAAFGSLLAGLMLLPVFAYPLGVLAAWRATVARALLSDSGAGARLRELDRSRSRLVDAFEAERRRIERDLHDGAQQRLVALSMTLGLARLEDPPEPLAGLLAKAHGEADTALVEIRELIRGIHPQVLTDRGLGAAVEDVADRSVIPVHVELELPARLPGAVESGVYFAVCEALANAARHSGAERVRVSGQVARGRLVVEVADDGRGGASAGDGTGLQGVADRLSVLDGRLVLSSPPGGPTVFRLEVPVPGASGRP from the coding sequence ATGTCCTCGTCCTCCGGCCTCCACCAGGCCCTGTGGCAGCGGCGTTACCTGCGCGGCCCCTGGCCGTGGCGGGCGGCGCTCTACCTGCTGACCGGCGCGCTCGTCGGCGTCCTGGCGTTCGCCGTCCTCCTGCTGCTCGCGGTCGCGGGCGGTGCGCTCGCCGTGCTCCTCGTCGGCCTCCCGCTCCTGCTCACCCTGGCCCTCTCGGGCATCCCGCTCGCCGCTCTGGAGCGCCGCAGGCTGCGGCTGGTGGACCCCCGCCCGCTCGCCCCGGTCCACGGCGAACCGGACGGCACCGGGCTCACCGCCTGGCTACGGACCCGGCTGCGGGAGCGGGCGACCTGGCGGGAGCTGGGGTACGCGCTGCTCACCGCGGTGGTCCTGTGGCCGGTGGAAGCGGTGACCGTGGGGGCGGCGCTCACGGTGTGCGGCGGGCTGATCGCGGCGCCCGTGGCGCTGGCCGTGAGCGGCGGCGAGGAGGTCCGGGTGCTGAAGTTGTGGCTCGTCCACTCCTATCCGGCCGCCTTCGGGTCGCTGCTCGCCGGGCTGATGCTGCTCCCGGTGTTCGCGTATCCGTTGGGGGTGCTGGCGGCCTGGCGCGCGACGGTGGCCCGGGCGCTGCTCTCGGACTCCGGGGCGGGCGCGCGACTGCGGGAGCTGGACCGCTCCCGAAGCCGGCTGGTGGACGCCTTCGAGGCGGAGCGGCGGCGCATCGAGCGCGATCTGCACGACGGGGCGCAGCAACGGCTGGTCGCCCTGTCGATGACGCTCGGACTGGCCCGGCTGGAGGACCCGCCGGAGCCGCTGGCCGGGCTGCTGGCCAAGGCGCACGGCGAGGCGGACACCGCGCTGGTGGAGATCCGGGAGCTGATCCGGGGCATCCACCCCCAGGTCCTCACCGACCGGGGGCTGGGCGCGGCCGTGGAGGACGTCGCGGACCGCTCGGTGATACCGGTCCATGTGGAGCTGGAGCTGCCGGCGCGGCTGCCGGGGGCCGTGGAGAGCGGGGTCTACTTCGCGGTGTGCGAGGCGTTGGCGAACGCGGCTCGGCACAGTGGGGCGGAGCGGGTCCGGGTGTCCGGGCAGGTGGCGCGCGGCCGACTGGTGGTGGAGGTGGCGGACGACGGGCGGGGCGGTGCCTCGGCCGGGGACGGGACGGGGCTCCAGGGGGTGGCCGACCGTCTCTCGGTGCTGGACGGCCGTTTGGTACTGTCCAGTCCCCCCGGCGGGCCCACGGTGTTCCGCCTGGAAGTCCCGGTGCCGGGTGCGAGCGGGAGGCCCTGA